The proteins below are encoded in one region of Alistipes indistinctus YIT 12060:
- a CDS encoding glycoside hydrolase family 2 TIM barrel-domain containing protein: MKRFSIFTFVVSLALSAAAQTGREWQDPNVNAVNREPVHTFFPDYAPSRIVEVLPGGDRIETSSEWVKSLNGLWKFNWVRDLDQRPTTFFAEDFDDAGWVDFPVPAVWELNGYGDPVYTNIPYAWSRQFADNPPFVEERNNHVGSYRREVELPQAWDGREVFFHMGSATSNLYLWVNGKFVGYSEDSKMGADFNITPYLKPGKNLIAMQIFRWCDGSYLEDQDFWRLSGIGRDVYLYARPAQRFGDVRIVADLDASYRNGLLAVEVAGRNVPGGSVKMVLSGKEGEFAPVTAKLDSRDSCRLSMPVKNVRKWSAEQPNLYSLALTLYDASGKELETVRQRVGFRKVEMRPDKGQILVNGQPVLFKGVNRHEMDPLTGYVVSPERMIEDIRIMKENNINAVRTCHYPDDPLWYELCDIYGIYVISEANVESHGMGYEEKTLAKEPSYLKAHLERNERMVRAFKNHPSILIWSLGNEAGDGPNFVECYKWVKAYDPTRPVQYERALLNDHTDIYCPMYATYDHMEQYASGDALPAAVRTEDALVWGDVAFGQGGRSSKQGSYRPLIQCEYAHAMGNSMGGFGEYWDLIRKYPKLQGGFIWDFVDQGFRKYNDRGDMFYAYGGDYNPYDPSDKNFNCNGLISPDRRPNPHMGEVRYYYQSVWTTPGDMDKGVLKVYNENFFTDLSGLYLEWELVNGPKGYVLSKGFVNQLPVAPQQTGTVTLEGYNVPGGSEDDLYLNVAYKLKQATDLLPAGYPVARQQLAVRSGTKPAAGFAADAGRVKTYENIAVYELTAGRVKAVFNRSTGWLDSYKAEGVEMLKAGYSLRPNFWRAPTDNDFGANLQTKYAVWKQPAMELQEMTLAQAGAGAGSAAVTALYKLPELSATLEMRYEMNGAGQLSVTEKLTADPARKDIPDMFRFGMQLVMPEHFDRIVYYGRGPGENYTDRKSSTFMGCYRQSVSEQFYPYVRPQETGSKSDVRWWKVTDADGRGVMFTSAKPFFATALHYLTGDLDDGEVKHQRHSGELHERDLTCVSLDGYQMGLGCVDSWGALPRPEYRLPYGDYSFTVVMTPVKQK; encoded by the coding sequence CTGAAACGTTTTTCTATCTTCACCTTTGTTGTTTCACTTGCTTTATCCGCCGCGGCGCAGACCGGACGCGAATGGCAGGATCCCAATGTCAATGCGGTGAACCGAGAGCCGGTTCACACTTTTTTCCCGGATTATGCTCCTTCGCGGATCGTTGAAGTGTTGCCGGGCGGCGATCGGATCGAGACCTCTTCCGAATGGGTCAAATCCCTCAACGGACTGTGGAAGTTCAACTGGGTTCGCGATTTGGACCAGCGTCCGACGACATTTTTCGCCGAAGATTTTGACGATGCGGGTTGGGTGGATTTTCCGGTTCCCGCAGTATGGGAGTTGAACGGCTACGGGGATCCGGTCTATACCAACATTCCTTATGCCTGGTCCCGCCAGTTTGCCGATAACCCTCCTTTTGTCGAGGAACGGAACAACCATGTCGGCTCTTACCGCCGCGAGGTCGAGTTGCCGCAAGCGTGGGACGGCCGCGAGGTCTTTTTCCATATGGGATCGGCCACTTCGAACCTCTATCTGTGGGTGAACGGCAAGTTCGTCGGTTACAGCGAGGACAGCAAGATGGGCGCCGATTTCAATATCACGCCTTATCTCAAACCGGGTAAGAACCTGATCGCGATGCAGATCTTTCGCTGGTGCGACGGATCGTATCTCGAAGACCAGGATTTCTGGCGTCTGTCGGGCATCGGCCGGGACGTCTACCTGTATGCGCGGCCGGCACAGCGGTTCGGGGATGTGCGTATCGTTGCCGATCTCGACGCTTCTTACCGCAACGGTTTGTTGGCTGTCGAAGTGGCGGGCCGCAACGTTCCCGGCGGCAGCGTGAAGATGGTGCTCAGCGGTAAGGAGGGCGAGTTTGCTCCCGTTACCGCGAAACTCGATTCCCGCGACAGCTGCCGTCTGAGCATGCCGGTGAAAAATGTTCGTAAATGGAGCGCCGAGCAGCCGAACCTCTATTCGCTTGCTTTGACCCTTTACGACGCTTCGGGCAAGGAGTTGGAAACCGTCCGCCAGCGGGTCGGTTTCCGGAAGGTCGAAATGCGTCCCGACAAGGGGCAGATCCTGGTGAACGGGCAGCCGGTGCTGTTCAAGGGGGTCAACCGTCACGAGATGGACCCGCTGACCGGATACGTGGTTTCGCCCGAGCGGATGATCGAGGATATCCGCATCATGAAGGAGAATAACATCAATGCCGTGCGCACCTGCCACTATCCTGACGATCCGTTGTGGTACGAACTCTGCGATATTTACGGCATCTATGTGATCAGCGAGGCGAATGTCGAATCCCACGGCATGGGGTACGAGGAGAAGACGCTCGCCAAGGAGCCTTCCTACCTCAAGGCGCACCTGGAACGCAACGAGCGCATGGTGCGCGCGTTCAAGAACCATCCCTCGATCCTGATCTGGTCGCTGGGTAACGAGGCGGGCGACGGGCCCAACTTCGTCGAGTGCTACAAATGGGTCAAGGCTTACGATCCGACGCGGCCCGTCCAGTACGAGCGTGCGTTGCTGAACGACCATACCGATATCTACTGCCCGATGTATGCGACTTACGACCACATGGAGCAATACGCTTCGGGCGATGCATTGCCTGCTGCCGTCCGCACGGAGGATGCCTTGGTATGGGGAGATGTGGCTTTCGGGCAGGGCGGCCGCTCGTCCAAACAAGGCAGCTACCGTCCCCTGATCCAGTGTGAATATGCGCATGCGATGGGCAACTCGATGGGCGGTTTCGGCGAGTACTGGGACCTGATCCGCAAATACCCGAAGTTACAGGGCGGGTTTATCTGGGATTTCGTCGATCAGGGCTTCCGCAAGTATAACGACCGGGGCGATATGTTTTACGCCTACGGCGGCGACTACAATCCGTACGACCCCTCGGACAAGAATTTCAACTGCAACGGACTGATCAGTCCCGACCGTCGTCCGAATCCGCACATGGGCGAAGTGCGTTATTACTACCAGTCGGTTTGGACGACCCCCGGCGATATGGACAAAGGCGTGCTGAAGGTCTATAACGAAAATTTCTTTACCGATCTGTCCGGCCTTTACCTGGAGTGGGAACTGGTCAACGGGCCCAAAGGTTATGTGCTTTCGAAGGGGTTCGTGAATCAGCTGCCGGTTGCCCCGCAGCAGACAGGAACCGTTACGCTCGAAGGTTACAACGTGCCTGGGGGGAGTGAGGACGATCTCTACCTGAATGTCGCTTATAAACTCAAGCAGGCAACCGATCTGTTGCCTGCCGGTTATCCGGTGGCACGCCAGCAACTGGCGGTACGCTCCGGAACGAAACCTGCCGCCGGGTTCGCAGCCGATGCCGGTCGGGTAAAAACATATGAAAACATTGCGGTTTATGAGTTGACCGCAGGGCGGGTAAAGGCGGTGTTCAACCGCTCGACCGGCTGGCTCGACTCGTATAAGGCCGAAGGCGTCGAAATGCTTAAAGCGGGTTATTCGCTGCGCCCCAATTTCTGGCGTGCGCCGACCGACAACGATTTCGGTGCAAACCTGCAAACCAAGTATGCTGTTTGGAAGCAGCCCGCGATGGAGTTGCAGGAGATGACGCTCGCACAGGCGGGAGCCGGTGCGGGCAGTGCCGCCGTGACGGCACTGTATAAGCTGCCGGAACTCTCGGCGACGCTCGAAATGCGTTATGAAATGAACGGGGCGGGGCAGCTCTCCGTAACCGAAAAACTGACGGCAGATCCTGCTCGTAAGGATATCCCGGATATGTTCCGTTTCGGGATGCAGTTGGTGATGCCGGAGCATTTCGACCGGATCGTGTACTATGGCCGGGGCCCCGGGGAAAACTATACCGACCGGAAAAGTTCGACGTTTATGGGGTGCTACAGACAGTCGGTTTCGGAGCAGTTCTACCCGTATGTACGCCCGCAGGAGACCGGGTCCAAAAGCGATGTGCGCTGGTGGAAAGTGACGGATGCCGACGGCCGGGGCGTGATGTTTACCTCCGCAAAGCCGTTTTTTGCCACGGCGCTGCACTACCTGACCGGCGACCTCGATGACGGGGAGGTGAAGCACCAGCGCCATTCGGGCGAGTTGCACGAACGGGATCTGACCTGCGTGTCGCTCGACGGCTACCAGATGGGGCTCGGTTGTGTCGACAGTTGGGGAGCGCTGCCGCGTCCCGAATACCGGCTTCCGTACGGCGACTATTCGTTTACCGTCGTGATGACGCCTGTTAAGCAGAAATAG
- a CDS encoding porin family protein: protein MIKKSLLIGSALLLLAVLAAPDAQALSPIRFGVKAGIQTQSLKMQGMNWNELSKSNNFGYQLGVMAQVPLGPVYLQPEIFYSSARFKLQGDLLNPDGTMAESDVSAKYSVNTVQLPVLVGIKLLFLRVFAGPSFNLLTDTSNKSGKEGVSFNSSVTKSAVAFQVGAGVEIGKFNIDIRYDGQFKKPVQTFTFGKNYTETVKTKMNSWQLNLGYFF, encoded by the coding sequence ATGATAAAAAAGAGCCTCCTGATCGGTTCGGCCCTGTTACTACTGGCTGTTCTGGCCGCACCCGATGCCCAAGCCCTGAGTCCTATCCGCTTCGGCGTCAAAGCCGGTATCCAGACCCAATCGCTGAAAATGCAGGGCATGAACTGGAACGAACTCTCGAAAAGCAATAACTTCGGCTACCAGTTGGGCGTCATGGCACAGGTGCCGCTGGGGCCGGTCTACCTGCAACCGGAAATCTTTTACAGTTCGGCCCGATTCAAGTTGCAGGGCGACCTGCTGAATCCGGACGGCACCATGGCAGAGAGCGATGTTTCGGCCAAATACTCGGTCAATACCGTACAGCTCCCGGTACTGGTCGGCATCAAACTGCTGTTCCTGCGCGTATTCGCCGGTCCGTCGTTCAACCTGCTGACCGACACATCCAACAAATCGGGCAAAGAGGGGGTATCGTTCAACTCGAGCGTCACGAAGTCGGCCGTCGCATTCCAAGTCGGAGCCGGCGTCGAAATCGGCAAGTTCAATATCGATATCCGTTACGACGGACAATTCAAGAAACCGGTGCAGACTTTTACCTTCGGCAAAAACTACACCGAGACGGTCAAAACCAAAATGAACAGCTGGCAGCTCAACTTGGGCTACTTCTTTTAA
- a CDS encoding diacylglycerol/lipid kinase family protein, with translation MENADKWFAIVNPVAGSGRGLADWPQISKLLRDNHIVPEYAFTERKYHAIELAVEAVNNGFRKLIVVGGDGTIHEAVNGLFIQKAVPTQDVLLSVIAVGTGNDWIRMFGIPRKYSEAIRAIVEGHSFLQDVGMISYYQSSYRQTRYMANVAGVGFDAAVNRRYNHLKEEGKRGKWLYLWSTLKAIMRYNSTGVKVYVDDQLVVNDLVYSATIGIGKYNGGGMLQTPDAVADDGLFDLTVIRRMNPLQVLYNFKVLFNGRIYRLHSTSLNRGRKIHIESSPEIAIEVDGEALGYSPFEFEVIDRAVRVVVSEKFMREEAARLQAVSAAGTETSLQTGNTPTVRS, from the coding sequence ATGGAGAACGCCGACAAATGGTTTGCCATCGTCAACCCGGTCGCAGGCAGCGGCCGGGGACTGGCGGACTGGCCCCAAATCAGCAAACTGCTGCGCGACAACCATATCGTTCCGGAGTATGCCTTCACCGAGCGCAAGTACCATGCGATCGAACTGGCAGTCGAAGCGGTCAACAACGGTTTCCGCAAACTGATCGTCGTAGGCGGCGACGGCACGATCCACGAGGCCGTCAACGGCCTGTTCATCCAGAAAGCGGTGCCGACGCAGGACGTATTGCTGAGCGTAATCGCCGTAGGTACCGGCAACGACTGGATCCGGATGTTCGGTATTCCGCGCAAATATTCCGAAGCGATCCGCGCGATCGTCGAGGGACACTCGTTCCTGCAGGACGTGGGAATGATCTCCTACTACCAGTCTTCCTACCGGCAAACCCGCTACATGGCCAACGTGGCGGGGGTGGGATTCGACGCAGCGGTCAACCGGCGCTACAACCACCTCAAGGAAGAGGGCAAACGGGGTAAATGGCTCTACCTGTGGAGTACCCTCAAAGCGATCATGCGGTACAACTCCACCGGCGTAAAAGTTTACGTCGACGACCAACTGGTGGTTAACGACCTGGTATACAGTGCCACGATCGGTATCGGCAAATACAACGGCGGCGGCATGCTGCAAACGCCGGACGCCGTGGCCGACGACGGACTGTTCGACCTGACGGTGATCCGCCGGATGAACCCCTTGCAGGTGCTGTACAATTTCAAGGTCCTGTTCAACGGCCGCATCTACCGCCTGCACTCGACGAGCCTCAACCGGGGGCGTAAGATACACATCGAATCGTCACCCGAAATCGCCATAGAGGTGGACGGCGAAGCGCTCGGCTACTCACCTTTCGAGTTCGAGGTGATCGACCGGGCCGTACGGGTGGTCGTCTCCGAAAAGTTCATGCGCGAAGAGGCTGCCCGCCTGCAAGCCGTCTCCGCCGCCGGAACGGAAACGTCCCTGCAAACAGGAAATACGCCGACGGTCCGTTCCTGA
- the greA gene encoding transcription elongation factor GreA, with protein sequence MASKVVHLTEAGLQKIKSELEHLRSVERPAISAAIAEARDKGDLSENAEYDAAKEAQGMLEMRIAKLEEMVANARVLDESRIDTSSVQILNRVTLKNMKTGKTVEYTLVSESEANLKEGKLAIGTPIAQALLGHKKGDKVDVQVPSGMIPFEILDIAVADM encoded by the coding sequence ATGGCATCAAAAGTAGTTCATTTGACAGAAGCCGGCTTGCAAAAAATCAAGAGCGAGTTGGAGCACCTGCGCTCTGTGGAGCGTCCTGCCATTTCGGCTGCGATTGCGGAGGCTCGTGACAAGGGCGACCTGTCCGAGAATGCGGAGTACGATGCGGCCAAAGAGGCCCAGGGGATGCTCGAGATGCGTATCGCCAAACTCGAGGAGATGGTGGCCAATGCCCGGGTACTCGATGAGTCGCGCATTGACACCAGCTCCGTACAAATCCTGAACCGTGTCACGCTCAAGAATATGAAAACCGGCAAAACCGTCGAGTATACGCTTGTTTCCGAGAGCGAAGCGAACCTCAAAGAGGGCAAGCTCGCGATCGGTACGCCGATCGCCCAGGCGCTGCTCGGCCACAAAAAAGGCGACAAGGTCGACGTCCAGGTTCCTTCGGGGATGATTCCCTTCGAAATTCTCGATATCGCGGTCGCGGATATGTAA
- a CDS encoding PhoH family protein, translating to MTEKVILLEGVDPVELYGAGNSNIEKISAKFPKLKIIARGSSVKVMGEASEIGRFEQKLTDLIDYYGRYGHLSGEVIDQVYDGGMPKRDETADKDAIVFGNNGVIVRARTVNQQKLVQLYEHNDQLFAVGPAGSGKTYTAIALAVRALKNKEVKRIILTRPAVEAGEKLGFLPGDMKEKLDPYLQPLYDALDDMIPAAKLNKYMEEGTVQIAPLAFMRGRTLDNAFVILDEAQNTTLSQIKMFLTRMGRSARFIVTGDLTQIDLARKADSGLSTVMKLLQGIDGIGMVEFDNRDIIRHRLVKYIVEAFDNQSKASEPELFAQDNNPERSN from the coding sequence ATGACAGAAAAAGTTATCCTGCTCGAAGGCGTCGACCCCGTTGAACTCTACGGTGCCGGCAACAGCAACATCGAAAAGATCAGCGCCAAATTTCCGAAGCTGAAAATCATCGCACGCGGTTCGTCGGTCAAGGTGATGGGCGAAGCCTCGGAGATCGGCCGTTTCGAGCAAAAGCTGACCGACCTGATCGATTATTACGGTCGCTACGGGCACCTTTCGGGCGAGGTGATCGACCAGGTTTACGACGGGGGAATGCCCAAGCGCGACGAAACGGCCGACAAGGATGCGATCGTATTCGGCAACAACGGCGTGATCGTCCGCGCCCGCACGGTGAACCAGCAAAAGCTGGTGCAGCTTTACGAACACAACGACCAGCTTTTCGCCGTCGGCCCCGCCGGTTCGGGCAAGACCTATACGGCCATCGCACTGGCCGTACGCGCATTGAAAAACAAAGAGGTCAAGCGCATTATCCTCACCCGGCCGGCCGTGGAAGCGGGTGAAAAGCTCGGCTTCCTGCCCGGCGACATGAAAGAGAAGCTCGACCCTTACCTGCAACCGCTTTACGATGCGCTCGACGACATGATCCCGGCAGCCAAGCTCAACAAATACATGGAAGAGGGCACCGTGCAAATCGCGCCGCTCGCCTTTATGCGCGGGCGCACGCTCGACAATGCGTTCGTCATCCTCGACGAGGCGCAGAACACCACCCTTTCCCAAATCAAGATGTTTCTCACCCGCATGGGCCGCAGCGCGCGTTTCATCGTCACGGGCGACCTGACCCAAATCGACCTGGCCCGCAAAGCCGATTCGGGACTGAGCACCGTGATGAAACTGCTGCAAGGCATCGACGGCATCGGCATGGTCGAATTCGACAACCGCGACATCATCCGCCACAGGCTGGTCAAATACATCGTCGAAGCGTTCGACAACCAGTCGAAGGCCTCCGAACCGGAATTATTCGCACAGGACAACAACCCCGAGCGTTCAAATTAA
- the cls gene encoding cardiolipin synthase, whose protein sequence is MQQTVILTLLDLISLKGIFSFGYVLFVLITIGVIIHDKRDPVKALSWIVVLILLPVAGFLLYIVFGRNHRKEKLFNRKELHDLEQIDEMSREQVYAINNAALLLRSEITENRDIITLLLNSNKALLTNHNRIRVLNNGTVTFDEIKAALRGARSSIHLEYYIIEDDPLGREIAEILIGKAREGVEVRLIYDDVGSWGLSRRYIRHLRNAGVEVQCFMRVVFPWLTSKVNYRNHRKILVVDGHIGFTGGINIAQRYLTGTKMGPWRDTHLKLEGEAVRMLQIVFMTDWYFVSKQQLTDHAKYLPPTTVRDECLVQIATSGPDSDWASIMQAFFAAITRAQHHIYISSPYFTPNEAVLTAIKVAALSGIDVRIMIPSRSDSKIVYWASRSYIGELIDANVKVYLYRKGFNHSKLIMIDGVFASVGTANMDMRSFEDNFEVSAIIYDRRITEELEEQFLEDLSRCRLVTREYWETRPVLHNIYEAVARLFSPLL, encoded by the coding sequence ATGCAGCAAACCGTCATCCTCACCCTCCTCGACCTGATCAGCCTGAAAGGCATTTTTAGTTTCGGCTACGTGCTTTTCGTGCTCATCACCATCGGCGTAATCATTCACGACAAACGCGACCCGGTCAAAGCACTCTCGTGGATCGTCGTGCTGATCCTGCTGCCCGTCGCGGGTTTCCTGCTCTATATCGTTTTCGGACGCAACCACCGCAAGGAGAAGCTGTTCAACCGCAAAGAGCTGCACGACCTGGAACAGATCGACGAGATGAGCCGCGAGCAGGTCTACGCGATCAACAACGCGGCGTTGCTGCTGCGCAGCGAAATCACCGAAAACCGCGACATCATCACGCTGTTGCTCAACAGCAACAAAGCCCTGCTGACCAACCACAACCGCATCCGCGTACTGAACAACGGCACCGTTACCTTCGACGAGATCAAAGCAGCCCTGCGCGGCGCCCGTTCGTCGATCCACCTTGAATATTATATTATCGAAGACGATCCGCTGGGCCGGGAGATCGCGGAGATCCTGATCGGGAAAGCCCGGGAAGGGGTCGAAGTGCGCCTGATTTACGACGACGTAGGCAGCTGGGGCCTGAGCAGGCGCTATATCCGACACCTGCGCAATGCGGGCGTGGAAGTGCAATGCTTTATGCGCGTCGTTTTCCCGTGGCTGACCAGCAAAGTCAACTACCGCAACCACCGCAAAATTCTGGTCGTAGACGGCCACATCGGCTTTACGGGCGGCATCAACATCGCCCAGCGCTACCTGACCGGCACGAAGATGGGCCCGTGGCGCGACACGCACCTCAAACTCGAAGGCGAAGCGGTACGGATGCTGCAGATCGTTTTTATGACCGACTGGTACTTCGTCAGCAAACAGCAGCTTACCGACCACGCCAAATACCTGCCCCCGACGACGGTTCGCGACGAATGCCTCGTCCAGATCGCCACTTCGGGCCCCGATTCGGACTGGGCCTCTATCATGCAGGCTTTTTTCGCCGCCATCACGCGCGCCCAGCACCACATCTATATATCATCGCCCTACTTCACCCCGAACGAGGCAGTGCTGACGGCGATCAAAGTGGCAGCCCTCAGCGGTATCGACGTACGGATCATGATCCCGAGCCGTTCGGACTCCAAAATCGTCTACTGGGCATCCCGTTCGTATATCGGGGAACTGATCGACGCAAACGTGAAAGTATACCTCTACCGGAAGGGATTCAACCACTCAAAACTGATCATGATCGACGGAGTGTTCGCATCGGTGGGTACGGCCAATATGGATATGCGCAGTTTCGAAGACAATTTCGAGGTGTCGGCCATCATCTACGACCGCCGCATCACCGAAGAGCTGGAGGAACAATTCCTCGAAGACCTTTCGCGTTGCCGGCTCGTCACGCGCGAGTATTGGGAAACGCGCCCGGTCCTGCACAACATTTACGAAGCCGTGGCCCGGTTGTTCAGTCCGTTGCTTTAA
- a CDS encoding phosphoribosylaminoimidazolesuccinocarboxamide synthase: MAKAILKTDFHFDGQKDLYVGKVRDVYNIDDNYLVMVVSDRISAFDVVLPKGIPYKGQVLNQIASKFLDATADICPNWKIASPDPMVTVGHRCKGFPVEMIVRAYLTGSSWRDYKAGAREICGVPIPDGMKEHQKFPHPIVTPTTKAEIGEHDQNISKEEIIRSGLVSKEDYEKLEKYALELFARGTEIAAKQGLILVDTKYEFGKKDGEILLMDEIHTPDSSRYFYADGYQERFDKGEAQRQLSKEFVREWLMEHGFQGRPGEQVPEMTDEFVTSVSDRYIELYEHITGEKFVKDDTDDILDRIENNTKNMLARLK; encoded by the coding sequence ATGGCAAAAGCAATCCTCAAGACAGATTTCCATTTCGACGGACAGAAAGACCTCTATGTCGGCAAAGTGCGCGACGTTTACAATATCGACGACAACTACCTGGTGATGGTGGTGAGCGACCGGATCTCGGCCTTCGACGTAGTGCTCCCCAAAGGCATCCCCTACAAAGGACAGGTCCTGAACCAGATCGCATCGAAATTCCTGGACGCGACTGCCGACATCTGTCCGAACTGGAAGATTGCTTCGCCCGACCCGATGGTCACCGTCGGCCACCGTTGCAAAGGCTTCCCGGTCGAGATGATCGTACGCGCCTACCTCACCGGCAGTTCGTGGCGCGATTACAAGGCCGGCGCCCGTGAAATCTGCGGCGTGCCCATTCCCGACGGCATGAAGGAGCACCAGAAATTCCCGCACCCGATCGTCACCCCGACCACGAAGGCCGAGATCGGCGAACACGACCAGAATATCTCCAAAGAGGAGATTATTCGCAGCGGACTAGTGAGCAAAGAAGATTACGAAAAACTGGAAAAATACGCACTGGAACTTTTCGCACGCGGTACCGAGATCGCCGCGAAGCAGGGCCTGATCCTAGTCGACACGAAATACGAATTCGGCAAGAAGGACGGTGAGATCCTGCTGATGGACGAGATCCACACGCCCGACAGCTCGCGTTATTTCTATGCGGACGGCTATCAGGAGCGCTTCGACAAAGGCGAAGCGCAGCGCCAGCTTTCGAAGGAATTCGTACGCGAATGGCTGATGGAGCACGGCTTCCAGGGGCGTCCGGGCGAACAAGTACCCGAAATGACCGACGAGTTCGTGACCAGCGTCAGCGACCGCTACATCGAACTGTACGAACACATAACCGGCGAAAAATTCGTCAAGGACGACACCGACGACATCCTCGACCGGATCGAAAACAATACGAAAAACATGCTTGCCCGGCTGAAATAG
- a CDS encoding aminoacyl-histidine dipeptidase: protein MDKNIAALAPHEVWKQFAALCAIPRPSGHETAVRDYLIAQGNSFGIECFADEAGNVIMRKPATPGMEDRKGIILQAHMDMVPQKNNDKTFDFTKDPIEAYIDGEWVTANGTTLGADNGMGLAAILAVMGSKTLKHGPLEALITASEETGMDGAFGLKPGVLQGDILLNLDSEAEGELYVGCAGGLDLNVSLTYKEEAVPAGLKPVKIEVKGLLGGHSGIEIILERGNANKIMARLLLHAQKEFGLRLASIDGGGLRNAIPREATAVALIPQEKLQTFGEMVKTFDTLIRAELKGVDDGVTVTAGDTSMPASVMDTESQNRLLNAVQGCPNGVIRMSPSMPGLVQTSTNLARVVSENGTVRMQALLRSSVDSEKEYLAETMTSVFTLAGAVVTPSGGYSGWNPNMDSPILKTMTESYEALYGRKPAVMAIHAGLECGILGGKYPNLDMISFGPTIRYPHSPDEKTEIASVGKFWDYLLHTLSHVPQR, encoded by the coding sequence ATGGATAAAAACATAGCAGCACTCGCACCGCATGAGGTGTGGAAACAATTTGCCGCCCTGTGCGCGATTCCCCGTCCGTCGGGCCACGAAACCGCCGTTCGCGACTATCTGATCGCCCAGGGCAACTCTTTCGGGATCGAATGCTTCGCCGACGAGGCGGGCAATGTGATCATGCGCAAACCGGCCACTCCCGGCATGGAGGACCGCAAGGGCATCATCCTGCAAGCGCACATGGATATGGTGCCGCAGAAAAACAACGACAAAACGTTCGATTTCACCAAAGATCCGATCGAAGCCTATATCGACGGCGAATGGGTAACGGCCAACGGCACGACCCTCGGCGCCGACAACGGAATGGGTCTGGCAGCGATACTCGCCGTGATGGGATCGAAGACACTGAAGCACGGACCGCTCGAAGCGCTGATCACCGCATCGGAAGAGACCGGCATGGACGGCGCATTCGGCCTGAAACCCGGCGTACTGCAAGGGGACATCCTGCTGAACCTCGACTCGGAGGCGGAAGGCGAATTGTATGTCGGCTGCGCCGGAGGACTCGACCTGAACGTCTCGCTCACCTATAAGGAAGAGGCGGTTCCGGCAGGGCTCAAGCCGGTGAAAATCGAGGTGAAAGGGCTGCTCGGAGGTCACTCAGGCATCGAGATCATCCTCGAACGCGGCAACGCGAATAAAATCATGGCCCGGCTTCTGTTGCATGCACAAAAAGAGTTCGGCCTGCGCCTCGCATCAATCGACGGAGGCGGGTTGCGCAATGCGATCCCGCGCGAAGCGACAGCCGTGGCGCTGATCCCGCAAGAAAAACTCCAGACCTTCGGGGAGATGGTTAAAACGTTCGACACGCTGATCCGCGCCGAGCTCAAAGGGGTCGATGACGGCGTTACGGTCACAGCCGGGGATACCTCTATGCCCGCATCGGTCATGGACACAGAAAGCCAGAACAGGTTGCTGAATGCCGTACAGGGCTGCCCCAACGGGGTGATCCGCATGAGCCCCTCGATGCCCGGGCTGGTACAAACCTCGACCAACCTCGCACGCGTCGTATCGGAGAACGGTACGGTACGAATGCAGGCGTTGCTTCGCAGTTCGGTAGACAGCGAGAAGGAGTACCTTGCTGAGACGATGACTTCGGTTTTCACGCTGGCCGGGGCAGTCGTCACGCCGAGCGGCGGTTACTCGGGCTGGAATCCCAATATGGATTCGCCGATCCTGAAAACGATGACAGAATCTTACGAGGCGCTTTACGGCCGCAAGCCGGCTGTCATGGCGATCCACGCCGGACTGGAGTGCGGTATCCTGGGCGGCAAGTACCCGAACCTCGACATGATCTCGTTCGGACCTACGATCCGCTATCCGCACTCGCCGGATGAAAAGACCGAAATCGCATCGGTCGGCAAGTTCTGGGATTACCTGTTGCATACGCTCTCGCACGTACCGCAGCGCTAA
- a CDS encoding SGNH/GDSL hydrolase family protein, which translates to MEQGFLGRDFPDKSSGRFRIAVTGDSFVSGTLTMPYYTAFVEVLQKMLDSAGYRVEVLNCGVDGGARDYDIFKMIPCKIAPLQPDLISVS; encoded by the coding sequence ATGGAACAGGGATTCCTGGGCAGGGATTTTCCGGACAAATCCTCCGGCCGGTTCCGCATCGCTGTGACCGGGGACTCTTTCGTATCCGGTACGCTGACAATGCCCTATTATACCGCATTCGTGGAGGTGTTGCAAAAGATGCTCGACAGTGCGGGGTATCGGGTGGAAGTCCTCAATTGCGGTGTGGATGGCGGCGCCCGGGACTATGATATTTTTAAGATGATCCCATGCAAAATAGCGCCGTTGCAGCCCGATTTGATATCGGTCTCATAA